A stretch of Imperialibacter roseus DNA encodes these proteins:
- a CDS encoding endonuclease/exonuclease/phosphatase family protein, which yields MRKLFALPLLLVILLSGCKKKEIPSFKVMSFNLRYDTPNDSINAWPNRKDAVADLVKFHEAEIVGVQEALLHQLKDLEERLPDHNWLGVGRDDGIAKGEFSAILYNKHLFQVMDSGTFWLSDTPDVPSKGWDAAIVRVCSWAKMKNRHLGKDFYIFNTHYDHIGVEARTNSSKLIIEKVKEIAGNLPVILTGDFNSEPETKAYETLTEGLTDARNLSENPPYGPYGTWNGFDHNADLTRRIDYIFVNEKVLVRKYAVLSDAIEKRYPSDHLPVMAEVMFR from the coding sequence ATGAGAAAGCTTTTCGCACTTCCCCTGCTGCTAGTCATACTGCTCTCCGGCTGCAAAAAGAAGGAAATACCCTCTTTCAAGGTGATGTCGTTCAACCTCCGTTACGACACACCCAACGACAGCATCAACGCCTGGCCGAACAGAAAAGACGCCGTCGCTGACCTCGTCAAATTTCATGAAGCCGAAATAGTGGGCGTGCAAGAGGCCTTGCTTCACCAGCTCAAAGACCTTGAAGAAAGGCTGCCTGACCATAACTGGCTGGGTGTAGGCAGAGACGATGGCATCGCAAAAGGCGAGTTTTCTGCCATTCTTTATAACAAACACCTGTTTCAGGTAATGGATTCGGGTACATTTTGGTTGTCCGATACTCCTGACGTGCCCTCCAAGGGATGGGATGCTGCCATTGTAAGGGTGTGCTCCTGGGCAAAAATGAAGAACCGTCATTTGGGAAAAGACTTTTACATTTTCAATACACATTACGACCACATCGGCGTGGAGGCTAGAACCAATTCTTCGAAGCTGATCATCGAGAAGGTCAAAGAAATAGCCGGCAACCTGCCGGTAATCCTGACTGGTGACTTCAACTCGGAGCCGGAAACAAAGGCCTACGAAACACTTACCGAGGGCCTGACCGACGCTCGTAATTTAAGCGAGAACCCACCTTACGGGCCCTACGGTACCTGGAATGGTTTCGACCACAATGCTGACCTCACCCGCCGCATCGACTACATCTTTGTCAATGAAAAAGTGTTGGTGAGAAAATATGCTGTGCTGTCGGATGCCATAGAGAAAAGATACCCCAGCGACCACCTGCCGGTGATGGCTGAGGTGATGTTTAGGTAG
- a CDS encoding tetratricopeptide repeat-containing sensor histidine kinase, producing MKFSAVLISWLLVVGFNAHGGISQGDLVGASVSIDSLRLLREQGDYAALRPLCLQYLNSLVAAENKAEVLYFMALTYQIGDASEGVLKTDSIIQLLNGMPEASVQKWASRSRALQASYHRRAGQMDESIKLCEEVIEDNKDSIANFMAIRNISITYRQLDKYDSALSYAFEAESLANLLGDKFRIHQATQNLVNLFSILGEYDKVIEGEIRLLKIATSLGNLSLVVTDQINLGSSYGTQNKPDSAIFYFNKAIAGARELGDIGSLSMALHNLGGLYKELHRYNEAIAVLNETLKYSKEAGQVPVTIRSLNFLAEAYLGVKSYGNAEKYTKEALMMAKERSMTFDMVLNYDLLSKIFEARGELKRAIEQLKIKHQLEDSLVNSAKFRAIEEIETKYENDRKNEEIRNLKQQTEIQMLQIQQQRLFLGLSIVLALFVAAVIYFVYRQRALKAQTNELITRQKLLRAQINPHFFFNALTTIQSHLHRERDIEASSEYLVGFSKLMRNTLEFSIEELISLEEEIEMVSAYMQLQEVRNNHKFETSITVGEEIDASELMLPPMLTQPFLENAVEHAFKNRQSKGLVAINYTVDGSRLMITIEDNGEGIAGDSEQNKNHKSRATGITEERTRLLMKTLKQEVSFSVDNKMNDEGKISGVRVKFRLPLLLSDDA from the coding sequence TTGAAATTTAGCGCTGTCCTGATAAGCTGGTTGCTGGTTGTTGGTTTTAACGCTCACGGTGGCATTTCGCAAGGCGACCTTGTTGGAGCTTCCGTTTCCATTGATTCTTTACGGTTGCTGAGAGAGCAGGGCGACTATGCTGCCTTACGTCCGCTTTGCTTGCAGTACCTGAATAGCCTAGTTGCTGCTGAAAACAAGGCTGAGGTATTGTATTTTATGGCATTGACTTATCAGATCGGAGATGCTTCTGAAGGCGTGTTGAAGACAGATTCTATCATTCAGCTGCTCAACGGAATGCCTGAAGCAAGTGTACAGAAGTGGGCGTCTCGTTCAAGAGCTCTTCAGGCAAGCTATCATCGCAGAGCGGGTCAAATGGATGAGTCGATAAAGCTTTGTGAGGAAGTGATCGAAGATAACAAGGATTCAATCGCCAACTTTATGGCAATCAGGAATATCAGCATTACCTACAGGCAGCTCGATAAATACGACTCCGCTTTGTCCTACGCCTTCGAAGCAGAAAGCCTTGCGAATCTACTGGGGGATAAGTTCAGAATTCATCAGGCCACTCAAAACCTGGTAAACCTTTTCAGTATTTTGGGAGAATACGATAAAGTGATCGAGGGTGAGATTCGGCTGTTAAAAATTGCCACTTCGCTGGGCAATCTTAGTCTGGTGGTCACCGACCAAATCAATTTGGGATCCAGTTACGGCACTCAGAACAAACCCGATAGCGCTATTTTTTATTTCAACAAAGCCATTGCCGGAGCCCGGGAACTTGGAGATATCGGAAGTCTTTCCATGGCGTTGCATAACCTTGGTGGTTTGTACAAGGAATTGCATCGCTACAACGAAGCCATCGCAGTTTTAAATGAAACGTTAAAGTATTCGAAAGAAGCCGGGCAGGTACCCGTTACCATCCGCAGTCTTAATTTCCTGGCGGAAGCCTATCTTGGAGTGAAGAGTTACGGGAACGCAGAAAAATATACCAAGGAGGCATTGATGATGGCAAAGGAGAGGAGCATGACCTTCGATATGGTCTTAAACTACGACCTGCTGTCGAAAATTTTTGAAGCGAGGGGGGAACTCAAAAGGGCCATTGAACAACTGAAGATCAAGCATCAACTTGAGGACAGCCTGGTAAATTCAGCAAAGTTCCGGGCTATCGAAGAAATTGAAACCAAGTACGAGAACGACCGGAAAAATGAGGAAATCAGAAACCTGAAGCAGCAAACAGAAATACAGATGCTCCAGATTCAGCAGCAACGCCTGTTCCTCGGCTTGTCCATCGTGCTGGCTCTCTTCGTTGCAGCCGTCATTTACTTCGTTTACCGCCAAAGAGCATTGAAAGCCCAAACGAATGAGTTAATTACCCGCCAGAAGCTTTTGAGGGCCCAAATTAATCCTCATTTCTTTTTCAATGCTTTAACTACCATACAAAGCCACTTACACAGAGAAAGAGATATCGAGGCTTCCAGCGAATACCTGGTGGGCTTTTCCAAGTTGATGCGCAACACGCTGGAGTTTAGCATTGAGGAGCTTATTTCTCTAGAAGAAGAAATTGAGATGGTGTCGGCTTACATGCAACTTCAGGAAGTGAGAAACAACCACAAGTTCGAAACCAGCATTACCGTGGGTGAAGAAATTGACGCAAGCGAGTTGATGCTTCCACCCATGTTGACTCAACCTTTTTTAGAAAATGCTGTGGAACACGCTTTTAAAAATAGACAGTCGAAGGGCTTGGTGGCTATTAATTACACAGTGGATGGCAGCCGGCTGATGATTACCATTGAGGACAATGGTGAAGGAATTGCAGGTGATAGCGAGCAAAATAAGAACCACAAGTCGAGGGCAACCGGGATTACCGAAGAAAGGACCAGATTACTGATGAAGACTTTGAAGCAGGAAGTGAGTTTCTCCGTTGACAACAAGATGAATGACGAAGGAAAAATAAGCGGCGTAAGAGTAAAGTTCAGGCTCCCGTTATTACTTTCGGATGACGCATGA
- a CDS encoding choice-of-anchor tandem repeat GloVer-containing protein — protein MKSKTKFLAFVGCVAVNFLMVSPLAAQSYVYGVTEQSENGTLGGNIYRFTPQDKISEIVATMPVENKGSHPVSSMIKHSNGFYYGTTGDYAGLIYRFDLESNQYTVIHEFDANDNVNGWRAAGGVIEGSDGKLYGMATYGGYSEYGLIYSYDLAQNSYSVLYEFGTGPNDEGSYPKGRLLEFSPGVFYGMTESGGVYDQGQLFKYDLVNDAYTSVAEFFSYNGYLPTGTPQKMGSDKIIGVTKLGGAYGNGVLFEYNITTANYGVLVDFSSTTSGRFPNEPLVASDGNIYGTTSEGGNSSGGVFYKYDVGVGQLDVLHNFDSDDNLGNRAFGHLVESPSGRIYGTTERANNGLYQYHGNIFEYDLTNETLSNRHSFDAKNGKGPKNGLTVISSGVFLGTTYEGGASGLGTIFKYDANQHDFTKLIDFSHAPFGSSPKGGLTATASPNGLFYGVCYSGGPDENSGTIYSFDPTSNELALVHDFVYEEGGYPTSGLILTTDSILYGVTSEGGNLSGNLALGTLYSFDLKSGVYTQLYNLPLSNGEKSELILLNNKLYGTVNDGGQYNKGMIYEYDLTSGVFSIIYEFDAEGYLPVGHPIVASDGKLYGMTKAGGSGNYGVIYSFSINSSAYTVEHEFVAGLAGGSPAGTLVEGANGIFYGTTENGGDQTGGILFRFTLASGNISVLREFSDGFDAYFPFGELTLSSEGILYGQTSQQQQNISDAIGGIFTYDLNNSTYARLTDFPGDIPNDALNTYCLYPVYDVVGSKQVSLCPGEDLAISVSTDNTDTFVWKKDGVVVPAATANIFFKSAATVSDAGTYTFELTNACGTISGEVKVFVSDISASFTKTDILCFGEATGVIAIVPSGGVAGYEFSLDGINFQTSDFTELAAGTYDITIRDANNCSIEIQQTLSQPAAALSASFTSSAVDCNSNNTGSIEVDANGGVGPYEYSLDGANFVSFASFGALPAGAYPVTVRDANGCSVTETVDVIEPVALSVALVEQPISCVGLVDGSLSATGQGGTAPYEYSIDGTNFQSDVLFGQLTAGDYTITIKDANGCIASADASIIEPEVFTVSASVANASCHGTASGSISIAVTGPDATAYTYSIDGEAFQDTPTFGSLVSGSYTISVKSAAGCVVETDATVSQPDQLLASTTVVNTTCGENNGSVSISAAGGSGTYSYSLEGSDFVADTSFAGLAAGNHTVQVKDEAGCVTDVAFTVAASTGIALTLTEAEGLVTATAEGGTAPYQFSINGAEFQEGNVFNLAPGDYSISAQDANGCGAGQEITIEVETGIGDQFLQNEMLAYPNPSSQSITFNATTIKTVRLFDLSGNKVMTVNNYRTRESIDLSHLVPGVVIVELELSTGKRIKQRLIIER, from the coding sequence ATGAAATCGAAAACCAAATTTTTGGCCTTTGTTGGCTGTGTAGCGGTAAATTTTTTAATGGTGAGCCCATTGGCGGCTCAAAGTTACGTGTATGGCGTAACGGAGCAAAGCGAAAACGGCACGCTTGGCGGAAATATCTATCGGTTTACGCCACAAGACAAGATATCTGAGATTGTGGCAACAATGCCAGTCGAGAACAAAGGAAGCCATCCTGTGTCGTCAATGATCAAGCATTCCAACGGATTTTACTATGGCACTACCGGAGACTATGCAGGACTCATTTACCGTTTTGATTTAGAGAGCAATCAGTACACAGTCATTCATGAGTTTGATGCGAACGATAATGTTAATGGTTGGAGAGCGGCTGGTGGTGTAATCGAAGGAAGTGACGGCAAGTTGTATGGCATGGCTACCTATGGCGGCTACTCTGAGTACGGGTTGATTTATTCCTATGACCTGGCACAAAATAGCTATTCGGTGCTATATGAATTTGGCACTGGGCCAAATGACGAGGGTTCGTATCCGAAGGGTAGGCTCCTGGAGTTTTCGCCCGGAGTTTTCTACGGGATGACAGAGTCCGGAGGTGTCTATGATCAGGGACAACTCTTCAAATATGATTTGGTGAACGATGCCTATACGAGTGTGGCTGAGTTCTTTTCTTACAATGGATACCTACCAACAGGGACACCCCAAAAAATGGGAAGCGATAAGATAATTGGGGTTACAAAACTCGGAGGAGCCTACGGCAACGGGGTCTTGTTTGAGTATAACATAACGACCGCCAATTACGGCGTACTAGTTGATTTCAGTAGCACTACCTCAGGACGATTTCCAAATGAACCATTGGTAGCTTCTGACGGAAACATTTACGGAACAACCTCTGAAGGTGGTAACAGTAGTGGTGGGGTATTTTACAAATATGATGTCGGCGTAGGTCAACTAGACGTTCTCCATAATTTTGACAGTGATGATAATTTAGGAAACAGGGCTTTTGGTCACCTTGTGGAGTCTCCCAGTGGAAGAATTTACGGAACTACAGAACGGGCCAATAATGGGCTTTATCAGTATCATGGAAATATTTTTGAATATGACCTAACAAACGAAACACTGTCTAATAGGCATTCATTTGATGCTAAAAATGGAAAAGGGCCAAAAAACGGCTTGACGGTGATTTCGAGTGGTGTCTTTCTGGGAACCACCTATGAAGGAGGTGCTTCGGGATTGGGTACTATTTTCAAATATGATGCTAACCAGCACGATTTTACTAAGCTCATTGATTTCAGCCATGCACCGTTTGGGTCAAGTCCAAAAGGAGGACTGACTGCTACAGCAAGTCCAAACGGGCTGTTTTATGGTGTGTGCTACAGTGGGGGCCCGGATGAAAACTCCGGCACCATCTATTCCTTTGACCCCACGTCGAATGAGTTAGCCCTGGTCCATGATTTTGTCTATGAAGAAGGTGGCTATCCGACCAGCGGGCTCATTCTAACCACCGATTCTATTCTCTATGGAGTAACAAGCGAAGGTGGAAACCTTTCCGGCAACCTGGCGCTGGGTACATTATATAGTTTCGATCTGAAGTCGGGAGTTTACACTCAGCTATACAATTTACCCCTTTCTAACGGCGAAAAGAGTGAGCTTATTTTGCTCAACAACAAGCTGTATGGCACCGTGAATGACGGTGGCCAGTACAACAAGGGAATGATTTATGAGTATGACCTCACTTCGGGAGTATTCAGTATTATTTACGAGTTTGACGCAGAAGGCTACCTGCCAGTGGGGCATCCAATCGTTGCCAGCGACGGTAAGCTTTACGGGATGACAAAAGCTGGTGGCTCGGGTAACTATGGAGTGATTTACAGCTTCAGTATCAACAGTTCTGCCTATACTGTAGAGCATGAGTTTGTTGCGGGATTGGCGGGTGGTAGTCCTGCCGGAACACTGGTGGAAGGTGCCAATGGTATTTTTTACGGCACTACCGAGAACGGAGGGGATCAGACAGGAGGCATTTTGTTTAGGTTTACACTCGCCAGCGGAAACATCTCAGTTCTGCGTGAGTTTTCGGATGGTTTTGATGCTTACTTCCCTTTTGGGGAATTAACATTGTCTTCAGAAGGCATCCTTTACGGGCAAACTTCCCAGCAGCAACAGAATATATCTGATGCAATTGGAGGCATTTTTACCTACGACCTCAATAACTCCACCTATGCCAGGCTCACCGATTTTCCTGGCGACATACCTAACGATGCGCTCAATACCTATTGTCTGTATCCAGTTTACGATGTTGTGGGGTCAAAACAAGTTAGTCTTTGCCCGGGAGAAGACCTGGCGATTTCAGTTAGTACCGACAACACCGACACCTTCGTCTGGAAGAAGGACGGCGTTGTGGTTCCTGCTGCTACTGCCAATATATTTTTCAAAAGCGCAGCAACGGTGTCTGATGCTGGCACTTATACGTTTGAACTTACCAACGCCTGCGGTACTATTAGCGGTGAGGTGAAGGTTTTCGTAAGTGACATATCTGCCTCTTTTACAAAAACCGACATCCTTTGCTTCGGAGAAGCGACCGGAGTAATAGCCATTGTGCCATCTGGAGGTGTGGCTGGTTATGAGTTCAGCCTCGACGGCATCAATTTCCAGACATCTGATTTCACGGAACTGGCGGCCGGTACTTACGATATTACCATCAGGGATGCCAATAACTGTTCAATAGAAATTCAGCAAACGCTTTCGCAACCTGCTGCGGCGTTAAGTGCCTCCTTTACTTCTTCAGCTGTTGATTGCAACAGCAATAATACGGGAAGTATTGAAGTGGACGCAAATGGCGGAGTGGGGCCTTACGAGTACTCGTTAGATGGGGCGAACTTCGTTAGCTTCGCATCGTTCGGAGCCCTTCCGGCAGGTGCCTACCCGGTGACGGTAAGAGATGCCAACGGATGCTCAGTAACTGAAACGGTAGACGTAATCGAGCCAGTGGCATTGTCCGTTGCACTGGTTGAGCAGCCGATTTCCTGTGTTGGTTTAGTAGACGGAAGCCTCTCTGCTACTGGTCAGGGAGGAACTGCTCCCTATGAGTATAGCATCGATGGTACCAACTTTCAATCGGACGTGCTATTTGGACAATTGACGGCCGGAGACTACACCATTACCATAAAGGATGCCAATGGCTGCATAGCTTCCGCTGATGCTTCTATTATTGAGCCCGAAGTTTTTACCGTCTCTGCTTCAGTAGCGAATGCCTCTTGCCATGGCACTGCCAGCGGCTCCATTTCCATTGCTGTGACCGGCCCTGACGCCACTGCTTACACTTATAGCATCGACGGAGAGGCGTTTCAGGATACCCCTACTTTCGGATCTCTTGTATCCGGCAGCTATACGATTAGTGTGAAAAGCGCCGCAGGGTGCGTGGTTGAAACGGACGCAACGGTCAGTCAGCCTGACCAGCTTTTAGCTTCCACAACTGTGGTCAACACCACTTGTGGAGAAAACAACGGGTCTGTCAGCATTTCCGCCGCAGGAGGTTCTGGCACTTATTCCTACAGCCTGGAGGGAAGCGATTTCGTTGCGGATACTTCATTCGCTGGTCTTGCCGCTGGGAACCATACAGTACAGGTGAAGGATGAAGCCGGTTGCGTCACAGATGTTGCATTTACCGTAGCAGCAAGTACTGGTATTGCGCTGACACTGACAGAAGCAGAGGGATTGGTAACGGCGACGGCTGAAGGTGGAACAGCCCCCTATCAATTCTCAATAAACGGCGCAGAGTTCCAGGAAGGCAATGTTTTCAACCTTGCTCCCGGCGACTATTCCATCAGTGCGCAGGATGCCAATGGCTGCGGCGCAGGTCAGGAAATAACCATTGAAGTGGAAACTGGCATTGGCGACCAGTTTCTGCAAAATGAGATGCTTGCATATCCTAACCCATCCAGTCAATCGATCACTTTTAATGCTACCACCATAAAAACTGTGCGCTTATTTGACCTGTCGGGTAACAAGGTGATGACAGTGAATAATTATCGAACACGGGAAAGTATCGATCTGTCTCATCTTGTGCCTGGCGTGGTCATCGTGGAACTGGAACTATCAACTGGCAAAAGGATAAAACAAAGACTGATTATCGAAAGATAG
- a CDS encoding helix-turn-helix domain-containing protein: MLTFNLLQVLRVRWIRQPYGYLVRNGISPNLAHKMANEQIRAIRLDHIEKLCHLLNCTPNDLFRFSPGREVVPPGHALHRLARKDDEQQAVEWLTALHNLPLEELRKLAKEKKEGE; encoded by the coding sequence ATGCTTACTTTCAACTTACTACAGGTGCTTCGGGTACGTTGGATCAGGCAGCCATATGGTTACCTGGTTCGGAATGGCATTTCGCCCAACCTGGCACACAAAATGGCCAATGAGCAAATCCGTGCCATCAGGCTCGATCACATAGAAAAGCTGTGCCATTTACTCAACTGCACACCCAACGACCTGTTTCGCTTCTCGCCGGGCCGGGAGGTGGTGCCGCCCGGCCATGCCCTGCACCGGCTGGCCCGCAAAGACGATGAGCAGCAAGCCGTGGAGTGGCTCACAGCCCTGCACAACCTACCCCTGGAGGAGCTGCGGAAGCTGGCAAAGGAAAAGAAGGAAGGGGAGTAG
- a CDS encoding nucleotidyltransferase domain-containing protein — translation MENLGLTIEDVDSIKAVFSKYSQVEKVLLYGSRAMGNYKPASDIDLTLIGTGIDLGLQTQIEFDLDDLMLPYKFDISIYDRITTPEFISHIDRVGKVFYERKGSGNKVLRKHNVG, via the coding sequence ATGGAGAACCTAGGTTTGACGATAGAAGATGTTGATAGCATAAAGGCTGTTTTCTCAAAATATAGCCAGGTAGAAAAAGTCTTGCTCTATGGTTCCAGGGCAATGGGTAATTACAAGCCTGCCTCAGATATCGACCTCACTTTAATAGGAACCGGCATTGATTTGGGTTTGCAAACGCAAATCGAATTCGATTTGGACGACCTGATGTTGCCCTACAAATTCGACATTTCTATTTATGATAGGATAACGACCCCTGAGTTTATTAGCCACATAGACAGAGTGGGGAAAGTGTTTTACGAAAGAAAGGGAAGTGGCAACAAAGTATTGCGCAAGCACAATGTTGGCTGA
- a CDS encoding PIN domain-containing protein → MERLYLDTSVFGGYFEPEFDMWTKILFDRLQQGQYKLLYSTLIDNELIPAPKKVRDLVLTIPDDKIEAIEITPESLYLADLYIKENVVGKTSRPDCIHIALATLNNADILVSWNFKHIVNINRIRGYNSINYRLGHQILEIRTPREILEYED, encoded by the coding sequence ATGGAACGACTTTATCTCGACACATCAGTATTTGGGGGCTACTTTGAACCGGAATTCGATATGTGGACAAAGATTCTGTTCGACCGGTTACAACAAGGACAATACAAATTGCTCTACTCAACCTTGATTGACAATGAACTGATCCCGGCTCCAAAAAAAGTAAGAGATTTGGTTTTAACTATACCTGACGACAAAATTGAGGCGATTGAAATAACACCAGAATCACTTTATCTTGCTGACTTGTACATCAAAGAAAATGTAGTCGGTAAAACAAGCAGGCCAGACTGTATTCATATTGCCCTGGCAACATTGAACAATGCAGACATACTGGTAAGCTGGAATTTCAAACATATTGTGAATATCAATCGTATCAGAGGATATAATTCAATCAACTATCGTCTCGGACACCAAATACTGGAAATACGGACGCCAAGGGAAATACTTGAATATGAAGACTAA
- a CDS encoding LytR/AlgR family response regulator transcription factor: MRTVVIDNEPEIVALLLELIGQYLPQLQVVGTANGVAEAAMLIAKEKPGLVFLDVEMDDGTGFDLLQRLPQRDFQVIFVTAHSKYAIQAIKMNALDYLLKPVSVSDLTEAVEKVLSKMKSSAPQPTVQHLIDFLSASNQSRKIVLRSAESIHIVNVADIVWCAAEGSYTSFRVVGEPDLLISGHLKEYERLLEDYKFYRPHNSYLLNLQHVKRFDKADGGKIVMSDDSVLPVSTRKKEQLIQLITSIH, encoded by the coding sequence ATGAGAACGGTTGTTATAGACAATGAGCCAGAAATAGTGGCGCTGCTACTCGAACTGATCGGGCAGTACTTGCCTCAGCTGCAAGTCGTGGGCACTGCCAATGGGGTTGCAGAAGCGGCCATGCTGATCGCCAAAGAAAAGCCTGGGCTTGTTTTTCTTGATGTGGAAATGGACGATGGAACAGGCTTTGACCTCCTTCAGCGGCTGCCACAACGTGATTTTCAAGTGATTTTTGTGACGGCTCATAGCAAGTACGCCATTCAGGCCATAAAAATGAATGCGCTGGATTATCTGCTTAAGCCGGTGAGCGTTTCCGACCTGACGGAGGCTGTGGAAAAAGTACTGTCCAAAATGAAAAGCAGCGCACCACAACCGACTGTACAACACCTCATCGATTTTCTAAGCGCTTCTAATCAATCTCGAAAAATCGTTCTCCGTAGCGCCGAAAGCATCCACATAGTGAACGTAGCAGATATCGTTTGGTGTGCTGCCGAGGGCAGTTACACCAGTTTCAGGGTAGTGGGAGAACCCGATCTGCTGATTTCCGGACATCTCAAAGAGTACGAAAGACTGCTCGAAGACTATAAATTTTATCGACCACACAACTCCTACCTCCTCAATCTTCAGCACGTGAAGAGATTCGATAAAGCCGATGGAGGCAAAATCGTTATGAGCGACGATAGTGTCTTGCCGGTATCTACCCGCAAAAAAGAGCAACTCATTCAGTTGATAACCTCAATCCACTAA
- a CDS encoding M24 family metallopeptidase produces the protein MQKILTFIFSIIVAGQVLAQDMSVPKILTQREQAEVIDRWLEERIKYLLPDLMRREGLDMWLIIAREYNEDPVIRTMLPATWLAARRRTILVVYDPGQGKELETYAIARYNVGTMFKMAWNPTIQPDQFKALSRLIQEKNPKKIGINKSEHFAQTDGITSNEYDQLMNVLPKNFQQKVVSAEKLAIGWLETRTESEMIVYQQIVRIAHQIIQEAFSDKVIQPGITSTDDVVWWMRERIKELKLDTWFHPSVSIQRQDPESFDHLRSFSERPGEQVILPGDLIHTDFGITYLRLNTDTQQHAYILKPGETEPPKFLQDAFAEGNKVQDALTSNFIVGKSGNEILKAALDQSKAAGLKPSIYTHPIGYYGHASGPTIGMWDQQDGVPFNGDYPLYHNTAYSIELNASVFIKEWNKEIRIMLEEDGYFDKTGFRYIDGRQKELMVIPRPMFPNGK, from the coding sequence ATGCAAAAAATACTCACTTTCATTTTTTCTATAATTGTGGCTGGTCAGGTGCTGGCGCAGGACATGTCAGTCCCCAAAATCCTCACCCAGCGGGAGCAAGCCGAAGTCATCGACCGCTGGCTGGAAGAGCGAATCAAATATTTACTACCCGACCTCATGCGCAGGGAAGGCCTCGATATGTGGCTGATCATCGCCCGTGAATACAACGAAGACCCTGTCATCCGCACCATGCTGCCTGCCACCTGGCTGGCTGCTCGTAGGCGTACCATTCTGGTCGTCTATGATCCGGGGCAAGGCAAGGAGCTGGAAACCTATGCCATTGCCCGCTACAACGTAGGCACCATGTTCAAAATGGCATGGAACCCTACCATTCAGCCCGATCAGTTCAAGGCACTGAGCAGGCTGATACAGGAGAAGAACCCAAAGAAAATAGGCATCAATAAGTCGGAGCACTTTGCACAAACTGACGGCATCACCTCCAATGAGTACGACCAGCTCATGAACGTGCTGCCAAAGAACTTCCAGCAAAAAGTGGTATCGGCAGAAAAGCTGGCCATTGGCTGGCTCGAAACCCGCACGGAAAGCGAGATGATCGTGTACCAGCAAATTGTAAGGATCGCTCACCAGATCATTCAGGAAGCCTTCTCCGACAAAGTCATTCAGCCTGGCATCACTTCTACCGACGACGTGGTGTGGTGGATGCGGGAGCGCATCAAGGAGCTGAAGCTCGACACCTGGTTCCACCCCTCAGTATCCATTCAGCGCCAGGACCCGGAGTCTTTCGATCATTTGCGGAGCTTCTCAGAGAGGCCGGGAGAGCAGGTGATATTACCCGGCGACCTTATTCACACCGACTTTGGTATCACCTACCTGCGCCTTAACACGGATACACAGCAGCATGCCTATATTTTGAAGCCGGGCGAAACCGAGCCGCCTAAGTTTCTGCAAGATGCTTTTGCGGAGGGCAACAAAGTGCAGGACGCCCTCACCAGCAACTTTATAGTGGGCAAAAGCGGCAATGAAATCCTGAAGGCAGCCCTTGATCAGTCTAAGGCCGCCGGACTTAAGCCGTCTATCTACACACACCCAATAGGCTACTACGGCCATGCCAGCGGCCCCACCATTGGCATGTGGGACCAGCAGGACGGTGTACCATTCAACGGCGACTATCCGCTTTACCACAACACCGCCTATTCCATTGAACTCAACGCCAGCGTGTTCATCAAGGAATGGAACAAAGAGATCAGGATCATGCTGGAAGAGGACGGCTATTTTGACAAAACCGGCTTCCGCTACATCGATGGCAGACAGAAAGAGCTGATGGTGATTCCACGACCCATGTTTCCGAATGGGAAGTAA